Proteins encoded in a region of the Quercus lobata isolate SW786 chromosome 8, ValleyOak3.0 Primary Assembly, whole genome shotgun sequence genome:
- the LOC115956679 gene encoding uncharacterized protein LOC115956679, whose protein sequence is MRESETLKAYSDRYWEMFNEIEGEHDDVAISTFKVGLPADHDLRKSLTGKPVTSVHQLMDKIDKYRRVEEDQLQGKGKAKVAPQERRDFRSDCYNNNRPRRDFVGKSGSADTHAVNTVFQELVQQDHGHTTEDCRNLWDHWEQLVREGRLKQFLHHSSGRASQAGPEIHGDASLRLPLGTINVIFAALGSTGSCPSRVLSMCRPLAEDNCQALKRAKVDVPLILGFSDEDKIELYSSMTMRW, encoded by the exons ATGCGAGAGAGTGAAACTCTCAAAGCTTATTCAGACAGGTAttgggaaatgtttaacgagATAGAAGGAGAGCATGACGATGTGGCCATAAGTACTTTCAAAGTTGGCCTCCCAGCCGACCATGACTTAAGGAAATCCCTAACTGGTAAACCGGTTACCAGCGTACACCAGTTGATGGATAAAATTGATAAGTACAGAAGAGTTGAAGAGGATCAACTTCAGGGAAAGGGAAAAGCTAAGGTAGCCCCTCAGGAGAGGAGAGATTTCAGGTCAGATTGTTACAACAATAACCGACCTCGGAGAGACTTCGTCGGGAAATCAGGATCTGCGGACACCCATGCGGTCAATACAGTGTTTCAGGAGCTAGTGCAGCAG gatcatgggcacacgacGGAGGATTGTAGGAATCTGTGGGACCATTGGGAACAGCTGGTCCGTGAAGGGAGGTTGAAGCAATTCTTGCATCATTCCAGCGGTAGGGCAAGTCAAGCGGGCCCAGAAATACATGGGGACGCTTCTTTAAGGCTCCCTCTTGGAACGATAAACGTCATTTTTGCCGCTCTAGGGAGTACCGGGTCTTGTCCTTCCAGGGTACTGTCGATGTGCCGGCCCCTGGCCGAAGACAATTGCCAAGCACTGAAGAGAGCCAAGGTGGATGTCCCCCTGATTCTgggtttttcagatgaggaTAAGATTGAACTATACAGCTCCATGACGATGCGCTGGTGA